The following proteins are encoded in a genomic region of Sneathiella marina:
- the murD gene encoding UDP-N-acetylmuramoyl-L-alanine--D-glutamate ligase: protein MMESHAFENKNIAVFGLGKSGMATAERLTTGKAHVFVWDDNQGRRDLALSKGLVIKDLISDSWTATDALILSPGVPLTHPAPHPVVGMALKAGAKIVGDIEVFLKEKKAGKIIGVTGTNGKSTTSALIDHLLTSAGKSAALGGNIGTPVMDLPQLPEEGAYVLELSSYQLDLTPSWKADIAILLNITPDHLDRHGDMAGYAAVKCRIFQHQSETGIAIVDADDSICAAITSELKRHSKAKIVPISVNHPVEAGVYVIDGLLSDQSLDDQSWTLDISDIASLRGRHNWQNAAAAVAAASHLGLTPDEIENGLRTFGGLAHRMENVGSLDHVTFVNDSKATNAEAAEKALTSFNDIFWIAGGRQKAGGIEQLAPHFDRVREAFLIGEASESFANQLEGKVNYTICKDLEEATKAAALAAKKLSSGAIVLLSPAAASFDQFDSFEARGDAFRNFVTDLLVGDK from the coding sequence ATGATGGAAAGCCACGCCTTCGAAAATAAAAATATTGCGGTTTTCGGCCTCGGAAAAAGTGGAATGGCGACAGCTGAACGCCTTACCACTGGTAAAGCCCATGTTTTCGTTTGGGATGACAACCAAGGTCGCCGGGATCTGGCACTGTCAAAAGGGTTGGTGATAAAGGATCTGATATCAGACAGCTGGACCGCGACGGACGCCCTGATTTTGAGCCCAGGTGTACCCCTTACCCATCCAGCGCCTCATCCTGTTGTTGGAATGGCATTGAAGGCTGGCGCGAAAATAGTCGGTGATATTGAAGTGTTTCTGAAAGAGAAAAAAGCCGGCAAAATTATCGGGGTTACCGGTACGAATGGTAAATCGACGACTTCGGCTTTGATTGATCATTTGCTGACTTCCGCCGGTAAGTCGGCTGCCCTGGGCGGAAATATTGGCACACCTGTTATGGATTTACCCCAGCTGCCAGAAGAAGGCGCTTATGTCCTGGAGCTATCATCATATCAGCTGGACCTGACGCCTTCTTGGAAGGCTGACATTGCGATCTTGCTCAATATTACGCCTGATCATCTGGATCGTCACGGCGACATGGCGGGGTATGCTGCTGTCAAATGCCGGATTTTTCAGCACCAATCTGAAACCGGGATTGCGATTGTTGATGCAGATGATTCCATTTGTGCCGCCATTACTTCTGAGTTGAAGCGGCATAGTAAAGCAAAAATAGTTCCGATTTCCGTAAATCATCCCGTCGAAGCGGGTGTGTATGTAATTGACGGCCTCCTCAGTGACCAGTCGCTAGACGATCAATCTTGGACACTTGATATATCCGATATTGCGTCACTGCGAGGTCGCCACAATTGGCAAAATGCGGCGGCAGCTGTTGCCGCGGCAAGCCATTTGGGATTAACGCCAGATGAAATTGAAAATGGGTTGCGAACGTTTGGTGGCCTTGCCCACAGAATGGAGAATGTGGGATCTCTCGATCATGTTACTTTTGTCAATGATTCCAAAGCGACCAATGCTGAGGCTGCTGAAAAGGCGCTGACTAGCTTTAACGATATATTTTGGATCGCGGGCGGCCGCCAAAAAGCTGGCGGCATCGAACAACTGGCCCCGCATTTCGATCGTGTTCGGGAAGCGTTTTTGATTGGTGAGGCATCTGAGAGTTTTGCAAATCAACTGGAGGGCAAGGTCAACTATACAATTTGTAAGGATCTTGAAGAAGCCACGAAGGCTGCGGCGCTGGCGGCGAAAAAATTATCGTCAGGCGCGATTGTTCTGCTTTCCCCCGCTGCTGCGAGTTTTGATCAATTTGACAGCTTTGAAGCTCGGGGTGACGCCTTTCGAAATTTTGTGACGGATCTGTTAGTGGGGGATAAATGA
- a CDS encoding UDP-N-acetylmuramoylalanyl-D-glutamyl-2,6-diaminopimelate--D-alanyl-D-alanine ligase, with protein sequence MSHDALWTGAEIADAVSGKTKNLDWEANGVSIDSRSLVPGDLFVAIIGPYHNGHEFAAVALENGAAAVLVSEVPEDIVDHDNVIVVEDTLKALEMLGAAARERANAKIVAVTGSVGKTGTKESLLHILSLQGKTHASIGSFNNHWGVPLSLSRMPRDTEYAIFELGMNHPGELGPLSRMVKPHVALITTIEAVHLEFFSDVEAIARAKAEIFEGLTASGSVILNGDNIYGGLLKSIAANAGITRILTFGEKSEADVKLTDFTLYADYSDVAVKIASHDVFFKLGVPGRHWISNILGVLGAVSELGADIEEATASLDELKSPKGRGARHMVPCKGGSYMVIDDSYNASPASMRASLEVLSNLYPDGKGRRIAVLGDMLELGEKSGDIHRSLKEDICAAKIDLLFACGSNMAQLKKAMPSTIESVHQDNSNLLIKPLLAAAGPGDIILVKGSLGSKMRIPLEALLARKSNDSAISKEDDT encoded by the coding sequence ATGTCTCATGATGCTTTGTGGACCGGCGCGGAAATCGCTGATGCCGTATCCGGAAAAACGAAAAACCTGGACTGGGAAGCGAACGGGGTCTCTATCGATAGCCGATCACTCGTGCCGGGTGATCTATTTGTTGCCATTATCGGTCCTTATCATAACGGCCATGAATTTGCGGCTGTTGCTCTGGAAAATGGTGCCGCCGCGGTTCTTGTGAGTGAAGTGCCTGAAGATATTGTCGACCATGATAATGTAATTGTCGTCGAAGATACCCTCAAGGCGCTGGAAATGCTTGGTGCGGCTGCGCGCGAACGTGCCAATGCGAAGATTGTGGCGGTTACGGGCAGCGTCGGCAAGACGGGAACGAAGGAATCGTTATTGCATATCCTTTCACTGCAGGGGAAGACGCATGCCAGCATTGGCAGCTTCAATAACCATTGGGGTGTCCCGTTGTCCTTGTCCCGGATGCCTCGCGATACTGAATATGCGATCTTCGAGCTTGGTATGAATCATCCAGGCGAGCTTGGTCCCTTGTCGCGAATGGTAAAACCCCATGTGGCATTAATCACGACAATTGAAGCCGTACATCTTGAGTTTTTCTCAGATGTAGAGGCAATTGCAAGAGCAAAAGCAGAAATTTTTGAAGGATTGACTGCGAGCGGATCGGTAATTCTGAACGGTGACAATATCTATGGCGGGCTGCTAAAAAGTATTGCTGCAAACGCTGGAATTACCCGTATTCTAACATTTGGTGAGAAAAGTGAAGCGGATGTAAAATTAACAGATTTCACTTTGTATGCAGATTACAGTGATGTCGCAGTGAAAATTGCGTCCCATGATGTTTTCTTTAAATTGGGCGTTCCCGGTCGCCATTGGATAAGCAATATTTTGGGTGTGCTCGGCGCGGTAAGCGAGCTCGGAGCAGATATAGAGGAGGCAACAGCTTCCTTGGATGAGCTGAAATCTCCGAAAGGGCGAGGAGCCCGTCATATGGTCCCCTGTAAGGGCGGGAGTTATATGGTGATCGATGACAGCTACAACGCTAGCCCGGCGTCGATGCGGGCCTCTCTTGAAGTGTTGAGTAACCTATACCCGGATGGAAAGGGACGGCGCATTGCTGTTTTGGGCGACATGTTGGAGCTTGGTGAAAAGTCGGGCGACATACATCGCAGTCTTAAGGAAGACATTTGCGCCGCCAAAATAGATCTTTTGTTCGCTTGTGGTTCGAATATGGCTCAATTGAAAAAGGCGATGCCTTCAACGATCGAGAGTGTTCACCAGGATAATTCGAACCTTTTGATTAAGCCGTTACTGGCGGCGGCCGGTCCGGGCGATATCATTTTAGTTAAGGGATCGCTGGGAAGTAAAATGCGTATTCCGTTGGAAGCGTTATTGGCGCGCAAGTCTAATGACTCGGCCATTTCGAAGGAAGACGACACCTAA
- a CDS encoding UDP-N-acetylmuramoyl-L-alanyl-D-glutamate--2,6-diaminopimelate ligase, whose amino-acid sequence MRLSELMKGREVPVVHDKHVKGLTADSREVLPGFLFAAFSGASADGRNYIEEATHKGAVAILTDNSYVPEDSSVPCFCEENPRQMLSTLAARFYGAQPETLCAVTGTNGKTSVAFFVRAIWHAIGLEAASVGTLGVVTSEATTKLSYTTPEPVLLHKTLTYLVGHGVTHAVLEASSHGLDQYRLDGTTLKSAGFTNLTRDHLDYHISSEEYLQAKLGLISRVLSPDGTAVLNADSEVFPAFARAAKERSLRMLSYGRSGEDIRLIDITPIQSGQHVKIEIMGDLHEIDLPVTGEFQAMNTLCALGLVIGAGGDPAAAARALPKITNVPGRLELVSILPNNAAVYVDYAHSPDALETVLEAVRVHAKGKIHVVFGCGGDRDKGKRPEMGRIADLFADHVIVTDDNPRNEDPSQIRAEIIVACPQARNIPDRFDAIEHAIDGLNTDDLLVIAGKGHEEGQVIGKETIPFDDKKVAQEIVQKRGGKNVS is encoded by the coding sequence TTGCGTCTTTCTGAACTCATGAAAGGACGAGAGGTTCCTGTTGTTCACGATAAGCATGTCAAGGGATTGACGGCGGACAGTCGAGAAGTCCTTCCTGGCTTTCTCTTCGCGGCATTTTCAGGGGCATCGGCAGATGGTCGCAATTATATCGAAGAAGCTACGCATAAAGGTGCTGTCGCAATTCTAACCGATAATTCTTATGTACCTGAAGATAGCTCAGTTCCCTGTTTTTGCGAGGAAAATCCACGGCAGATGCTGTCCACGCTTGCGGCTCGATTTTATGGGGCGCAACCTGAGACACTTTGTGCTGTAACAGGAACAAACGGTAAAACATCCGTCGCTTTTTTTGTGCGGGCGATTTGGCACGCAATAGGATTAGAAGCCGCGAGTGTCGGTACTCTTGGCGTCGTTACTTCCGAAGCGACAACAAAATTAAGTTACACGACACCGGAACCGGTGCTTCTTCACAAAACTCTTACCTATCTTGTTGGGCATGGTGTCACCCATGCGGTTCTTGAGGCATCCAGCCATGGACTGGATCAATACCGTTTAGATGGAACGACATTAAAATCAGCCGGGTTTACAAATTTGACCCGGGATCATTTGGATTACCATATATCTTCTGAGGAATACTTGCAGGCGAAGCTAGGCTTAATTTCTCGTGTGCTTTCTCCTGATGGGACAGCTGTTCTTAACGCGGATTCAGAAGTTTTTCCCGCTTTTGCCCGAGCTGCCAAGGAAAGGTCACTAAGAATGTTGTCCTATGGGCGCTCTGGTGAAGATATTCGTCTGATAGACATCACTCCGATCCAGTCGGGCCAACATGTAAAGATAGAAATCATGGGCGACCTGCATGAAATTGATTTGCCTGTGACCGGCGAATTTCAGGCAATGAATACACTTTGTGCATTGGGTCTTGTTATCGGCGCAGGTGGTGACCCGGCTGCAGCTGCCCGTGCACTGCCCAAAATAACCAATGTTCCCGGCCGTTTGGAACTGGTTTCGATATTGCCTAATAATGCAGCGGTTTATGTGGATTATGCGCATTCTCCAGATGCATTGGAAACAGTGTTGGAAGCTGTTCGCGTTCATGCGAAAGGCAAGATTCACGTTGTGTTTGGATGTGGCGGTGACCGTGACAAGGGAAAGCGTCCTGAAATGGGCCGAATTGCGGACCTTTTCGCCGATCATGTGATTGTTACTGACGACAATCCTCGTAATGAGGACCCCTCTCAGATACGCGCGGAAATTATTGTCGCATGCCCGCAAGCAAGAAACATTCCCGATCGTTTCGACGCCATTGAGCATGCGATTGACGGGCTAAATACAGATGATTTGCTGGTAATAGCTGGCAAGGGTCATGAAGAAGGCCAAGTCATAGGCAAGGAAACTATTCCGTTTGATGATAAAAAAGTCGCGCAGGAAATTGTCCAGAAGAGGGGAGGCAAAAATGTCTCATGA
- the rsmH gene encoding 16S rRNA (cytosine(1402)-N(4))-methyltransferase RsmH, producing MTKRNAPHISVLLREVIEILAPKDGEVFVDGTFGAGGYSQAILEAANCVVYGIDRDPLAISIGHKMADKYSGRLRMLEGCYADMEMLLAAKGLSAVDGIALDIGVSSMQIDEADRGFSFMRDGPLDMRMSSKGRTAAEVVNEESEAELARIIFVYGEERRSRAIARVVVERREVKPFTSTVELAEAVASVVRPTGKGIHPATRTFQALRIFVNDELGQLVKGLAASERLLTPSGRLAVVSFQSLEDRRVKNFLSARSEGRARPSRHVPVNDEGPAPSFKLVKRGAIKAREDELTANSRSRSARLRGAIRTSAKAWDEVAA from the coding sequence ATGACTAAACGCAATGCGCCTCATATTTCTGTTCTGTTGCGAGAAGTTATTGAAATATTGGCGCCTAAGGACGGCGAAGTGTTTGTGGATGGTACCTTTGGGGCAGGCGGGTACAGCCAGGCCATTCTTGAGGCGGCGAATTGTGTAGTTTATGGAATAGATCGAGATCCGCTTGCAATTTCCATCGGGCACAAGATGGCTGATAAATATTCCGGCCGATTAAGAATGCTTGAAGGATGTTATGCCGATATGGAAATGCTGTTGGCCGCTAAGGGATTATCGGCTGTAGACGGTATCGCATTGGATATCGGTGTTTCCTCCATGCAAATTGATGAAGCCGACCGAGGTTTCTCATTCATGCGCGACGGGCCTTTGGACATGAGAATGTCAAGTAAGGGACGGACAGCAGCTGAAGTCGTAAATGAAGAATCTGAAGCGGAACTTGCCAGGATTATTTTTGTGTATGGCGAGGAGCGAAGATCACGCGCAATTGCGCGTGTCGTAGTCGAGAGGCGCGAAGTAAAGCCTTTCACCAGTACAGTAGAGTTAGCGGAAGCGGTGGCGTCAGTGGTTCGTCCTACAGGAAAGGGCATCCATCCGGCGACGCGTACCTTCCAAGCGTTGCGTATATTTGTAAATGATGAACTTGGGCAGCTGGTCAAAGGTCTGGCCGCATCCGAGCGACTGCTTACTCCCAGTGGTCGTCTCGCGGTTGTATCGTTCCAGAGTCTAGAAGACCGTCGCGTGAAAAACTTCCTGTCAGCAAGGTCTGAAGGGCGTGCCAGGCCGTCTCGTCATGTTCCTGTGAATGACGAGGGGCCAGCTCCCTCCTTTAAGTTAGTCAAAAGAGGCGCGATCAAGGCGCGCGAAGACGAATTGACCGCCAATTCCAGATCGCGGTCTGCGCGCCTTCGTGGTGCCATCCGTACAAGCGCGAAAGCCTGGGATGAGGTGGCCGCATGA
- a CDS encoding peptidoglycan D,D-transpeptidase FtsI family protein, producing MSELTWLSKSHRPRLNLKNPLNAHKSDDNNVALRLEGSAKETLEQGRNRLVMAGVIFAFCFVILAGRLVGLALSGDGDTARAFPEKSNQKPVAFSDGMRAEIRDRNGVLLATTLKTASLFAEPKNVMDRQELASKLSRVLDDMSEAMILSKLSSAKNFVWLKRNLTPTQQYRINALGVPGLHFKEEEKRFYPMGALVSHLLGYTDLDNLGIAGVEKYFNGQLSGSKETAASELNLSIDVRIQHAMRDELTRHMSMFQAIGAAGLVMDVKTGEILAMVSLPDFDPNRPNDFSSDSKFNKVSLGVYEMGSTFKTFTTAMALDAGTIGLHGGYDATKPIKKAGFLIRDDHPKKRWLSVPEIYMYSSNIGTAKMAIDVGPKNHKAFLGKLGLLEKPSIELPEVGAPILPPRWNSLETMTISYGHGLSVSPLQLSAGVSAVVNGGAYINPTVIRRDPAVGIVARQVIKTKTSDTMRKLMRLVVEQGTGSKAAAKGYLVGGKTGTAEKVEGGRYKRSAVVTSFVSAFPMNDPRYVVLAVMDEPKGNAKTHGFRGAGWTAAPIVGRLVARIGPILGIAPVEEESEKVKRAMFVPINSKGKKVASF from the coding sequence ATGAGCGAATTGACTTGGCTGTCAAAGTCGCACCGCCCTCGTCTTAACCTTAAAAATCCGTTGAATGCGCATAAATCCGACGACAATAATGTTGCTCTTCGTCTGGAGGGAAGCGCTAAAGAAACCCTCGAGCAGGGGCGAAACCGCCTTGTAATGGCCGGCGTAATCTTTGCTTTTTGCTTTGTTATCCTAGCCGGCAGGCTGGTCGGTCTTGCGCTAAGCGGGGATGGCGATACGGCTCGGGCATTTCCGGAAAAGTCCAATCAAAAGCCAGTTGCTTTTTCAGACGGGATGCGGGCTGAAATTCGGGACCGAAACGGCGTTTTGCTCGCGACAACCCTCAAGACGGCATCGTTATTTGCTGAGCCTAAAAATGTAATGGATAGGCAAGAGCTGGCGTCAAAGCTATCGCGCGTGTTGGATGACATGAGTGAAGCAATGATTTTGAGCAAATTGTCATCCGCTAAAAATTTCGTTTGGCTCAAGCGGAACTTAACGCCAACCCAGCAATATAGAATTAATGCGTTGGGAGTCCCAGGGCTACATTTTAAAGAGGAAGAAAAGCGATTTTACCCAATGGGGGCGTTGGTATCGCATTTGCTCGGATATACCGACTTAGACAATTTGGGTATTGCCGGTGTTGAGAAGTATTTTAACGGACAATTAAGTGGGTCAAAAGAAACAGCGGCATCTGAATTGAATTTGTCTATTGATGTGCGTATCCAGCATGCAATGCGGGATGAACTCACCCGTCATATGTCCATGTTTCAGGCAATTGGTGCCGCGGGCCTGGTAATGGATGTGAAAACCGGAGAAATCCTGGCGATGGTTTCCCTGCCAGATTTCGATCCCAATCGGCCCAACGATTTTTCGAGCGATAGCAAATTCAATAAGGTGTCGCTTGGCGTTTATGAAATGGGCTCAACATTCAAGACATTTACGACGGCGATGGCACTGGATGCGGGCACAATCGGATTACATGGCGGATATGATGCGACAAAGCCGATAAAAAAGGCTGGCTTCCTTATTCGGGATGATCATCCGAAAAAACGCTGGTTATCTGTCCCCGAAATATACATGTATTCCTCCAATATTGGGACGGCCAAAATGGCGATTGATGTTGGCCCTAAAAATCACAAGGCTTTTCTTGGTAAGCTTGGATTACTGGAAAAACCATCCATTGAGCTGCCCGAAGTCGGTGCCCCAATTTTGCCGCCAAGGTGGAATAGCCTTGAGACCATGACAATATCATATGGACATGGGCTTTCTGTAAGCCCGCTGCAACTGAGTGCCGGTGTCTCTGCCGTGGTGAACGGTGGCGCATATATAAATCCTACGGTAATCCGCCGTGATCCGGCAGTAGGAATAGTGGCGAGGCAAGTCATTAAAACCAAAACCTCCGATACCATGCGTAAACTTATGCGGTTGGTTGTTGAGCAGGGAACCGGCAGTAAGGCTGCAGCAAAAGGATATTTAGTTGGCGGAAAAACCGGCACGGCTGAGAAGGTTGAAGGGGGACGCTACAAACGGTCTGCAGTTGTAACCTCTTTCGTGAGCGCCTTTCCTATGAATGATCCACGCTATGTTGTACTCGCTGTGATGGACGAACCAAAAGGAAACGCCAAAACCCACGGCTTTAGAGGGGCGGGTTGGACTGCGGCTCCTATTGTTGGCCGCCTGGTAGCACGAATTGGTCCAATACTGGGCATTGCTCCAGTTGAAGAGGAAAGCGAGAAAGTAAAGCGCGCAATGTTTGTTCCGATCAATTCGAAAGGAAAAAAAGTTGCGTCTTTCTGA
- the mraY gene encoding phospho-N-acetylmuramoyl-pentapeptide-transferase, with the protein MLYNLLFPLADDFAIFNLFRYLTFRTGGAIMTALLISFILGPSVIRWLKSKQHRGQPIRDDGPQTHIVTKQGTPTMGGFLILIALTIGTLLWADLSNSYVWIVLLVTLGFGAIGFADDYLKVSRHNTVGVPGKLKLILEIVIAGIAGYFIMKVSNPDIASVLTIPFLKNALLDLGWFYLPFAIIVTVGAGNAVNLTDGLDGLAIVPVMIAAASFGLITYLVGNAVFSGYLQIQHVPGTGELTVFCGALIGASLGFLWFNAPPAMVFMGDTGSLAMGGALGSISLVTRHEIVLAIIGGLFVLETVSVIVQVASFKLTGKRVFRMAPLHHHYEQKGWAEPTIVIRFWIIAVILALIGLASLKLR; encoded by the coding sequence ATGCTTTATAATCTACTATTCCCGCTCGCTGACGATTTTGCCATATTTAATCTCTTTCGGTACCTTACTTTCCGGACCGGTGGTGCCATAATGACGGCACTGCTTATCAGTTTTATTTTAGGGCCAAGCGTTATTCGATGGCTGAAAAGCAAGCAACATCGCGGCCAGCCTATTCGCGACGACGGGCCCCAAACCCACATTGTGACAAAGCAGGGAACGCCGACGATGGGCGGCTTTCTGATCCTCATTGCCCTGACCATCGGGACATTGTTATGGGCAGATTTGTCAAATAGCTATGTTTGGATCGTTTTACTTGTAACTCTCGGCTTTGGCGCCATCGGGTTCGCAGATGATTATCTGAAGGTCAGTCGACATAACACGGTAGGAGTGCCCGGAAAACTCAAGTTGATATTGGAAATTGTTATTGCCGGTATTGCGGGTTACTTTATTATGAAGGTCTCCAACCCTGATATAGCATCTGTTCTCACTATTCCGTTCCTGAAAAATGCGCTGCTCGACCTGGGCTGGTTTTATTTACCCTTCGCAATTATTGTCACTGTCGGTGCTGGCAACGCTGTGAATTTGACGGATGGTTTGGATGGTTTGGCAATTGTACCGGTTATGATTGCCGCGGCATCTTTTGGCCTAATTACATATCTCGTTGGTAATGCTGTTTTTTCAGGCTACCTGCAAATTCAGCATGTGCCCGGTACAGGAGAGCTAACAGTTTTCTGTGGCGCGTTAATCGGCGCAAGCCTTGGCTTTCTTTGGTTTAATGCGCCACCTGCCATGGTCTTTATGGGAGATACAGGATCCCTGGCAATGGGCGGCGCGCTTGGCAGCATCAGTCTGGTGACGCGACATGAAATTGTTCTGGCAATAATTGGCGGATTGTTTGTTTTGGAGACTGTTTCAGTGATCGTTCAGGTCGCTTCCTTCAAGTTGACAGGTAAGCGCGTATTCAGAATGGCGCCCCTGCATCATCACTACGAACAAAAAGGCTGGGCAGAACCCACCATCGTTATACGGTTTTGGATTATCGCCGTGATACTCGCCCTTATCGGACTTGCGTCCCTAAAATTGAGGTAA
- a CDS encoding division/cell wall cluster transcriptional repressor MraZ, with amino-acid sequence MALFLSTYINKIDKKGRVSVPARFRSVLAENGFDSVVLFPTVNGDAIDGCGMNVMEKLLEKIGSFDPLSEDRESFADVLMSDAIELSFDGDGRIMIPADMLEDAGIDGQCAFVGRGDSFQIWQPEAFMARKKEARARAKSKRADSTSMKAEGGGHD; translated from the coding sequence ATGGCCCTGTTTCTGTCCACATATATTAACAAGATCGATAAGAAGGGGCGCGTGTCAGTACCTGCCCGTTTTCGATCTGTGTTGGCAGAAAACGGATTTGACAGTGTTGTCTTGTTCCCCACTGTAAATGGCGATGCCATAGATGGCTGTGGCATGAATGTCATGGAAAAACTCCTGGAAAAAATCGGCAGTTTTGACCCTCTTTCTGAAGACCGGGAAAGCTTCGCGGATGTGTTGATGAGTGATGCTATTGAATTGTCCTTTGACGGGGATGGCCGCATCATGATCCCGGCAGATATGTTGGAAGACGCCGGTATTGACGGCCAATGCGCCTTTGTGGGCCGTGGTGATAGCTTTCAAATTTGGCAACCCGAGGCCTTTATGGCCCGCAAGAAAGAAGCGCGTGCACGCGCTAAATCAAAGCGGGCGGATAGCACGAGCATGAAGGCGGAAGGGGGCGGTCATGACTAA
- the ftsL gene encoding cell division protein FtsL, with the protein MKMNLTALSLLLVAGVSYGLYQLSYEVQGLEKNLAALDKNISDNRETIRILKAEWAYQNRPDVLQSLATKHLPLLLIAPYQVADLEQVPENVIALSELEPKNVPLPRKKPRRTYKPPKNKPLGSYTLATFSKAGGVQ; encoded by the coding sequence ATGAAAATGAACCTTACAGCATTGTCACTGCTGCTTGTCGCCGGGGTTTCCTACGGTTTGTATCAACTGTCGTATGAGGTGCAGGGATTAGAAAAGAATTTGGCGGCTTTGGACAAAAATATCTCCGATAACAGGGAAACAATTCGTATTTTAAAGGCGGAATGGGCATATCAGAATAGGCCGGATGTCCTTCAGTCACTGGCGACAAAACATCTTCCCCTTTTATTGATAGCACCTTATCAAGTAGCGGATCTTGAGCAGGTTCCTGAAAATGTTATTGCTCTATCGGAACTAGAACCCAAGAATGTTCCTTTGCCCCGGAAAAAACCAAGAAGAACCTATAAGCCGCCCAAGAACAAACCTTTGGGCTCTTATACGCTGGCAACATTCTCGAAGGCTGGAGGGGTGCAATGA